Below is a genomic region from Fusobacterium canifelinum.
TGAAATTCAAACTAAAGAAGAATATAAGAATGTCAAAGATAAATTTACAGAATTTACTATCAATAATACCAATATAAATGGAAAAACCGAATGTGGAAGAATTTTTACAAAAATAATTAATCCTTTAGCATTTAAGCTAAAAAAATTAGGGAGTGAAAAAGGACGTATCTCAAAACATATTATTACATTGAATAATTTACAATATAATCGTTCAAATTGGAGAGATAATTTAAGTGGAAAAGAAAAAAATGTTACTCGTTCTGAATATGTAAATGAAGATGCAAAGGGAAAGATAGAGGCTATGACTAGCTATAAAGTGATGAAAGCTAAAAAATCTATTCGCAAATTTAATGATTTATTTTATGATGGAAAATCTGAAATTTTTCAAGAAAGTGAGAGTGTTAATGCAACACAAGCTCATCATATTTTTGCACAAGCAGATTACCCAATTATAGCTGATTATCTTGAAAATCTGATTATGCTTACACCAAATCAGCATTTTTCAATGGCTCATCCTAATAATAATACTCAATATATAGATAAAGATTTTCAATATATTTGTTTAATTTCCAAATTTTCAAAAATATATGAAAATTTAACTTCTAACCAAGATAATCCTGAAAATCAATTTTATAGTTTTGAAGATTATAAATTTGTTTTGAACACTGGACTTAATACAGAAAAGTTTAGTACAATTTCTTATCAAAATTTTATTAGCATTTTAGATATGATAGATAATTTTTACAGTGAAAATATTCAAAATAATAAATATAGTTTTCTAATAAAAGATAATAAGAAAATTTTATAAAAAATAATTAAGAAGTCAGTAACCTTTTACAGGCTTCTTATTATTTTTCTTTGTAATACAATAAGAAAAAATTTTTAAAAAACAGTTGACAAAAATAATTTTATATAGTATATTGTCAATATGAAAATTTAGCACTCTATAAAAGTGAGTGCTAATAAAAAAGTAAGAGGTGAGATTATGGGGATTTCTGAAAGAGAAAAACTTGTTCTCAATGCTATTGTAGATTATTATCTTACAGTTGGGGACACAATAGGTTCCAGAACATTGGTAAAAAAATATGGAATAGAACTCTCATCTGCTACAATACGTAATGTTATGGCTGATTTGGAGGATATGGGATTTATTGAAAAAACTCATACTTCATCAGGGCGTATTCCAACAGATATGGGATACAAATATTACTTAACAGAGCTTCTAAAAGTAGAAAAGATAACACAGGAAGAGATAGAAAACATTAGCAATGTGTATAATCGTAGAGTTGATGAATTAGAAAATATTTTGAAAAAGACTTCTACTCTACTTTCAAAGCTAACTAATTATGCAGGTATAGCTGTTGAACCAAAACCTGATAATAAAAAAGTTAGCAGGGTGGAGCTCGTTTATATAGATGAATATTTGATTATGGCAATTATTGTTATGGATGACAGAAGAGTTAAGACAAAAAATATTCATTTACCTTATCCAATTTCAAAAGAAGAAGTTGAGAAGAAGGCTGATGAATTAAATATTAAGATTAGAAATAATGAAATTGCTATAAATGATATAGAAAAGTTCTTTACAGAAAGTACAGATATTATTTATGAATATGATGATGAAGATGAACTTAGTAAGTACTTTATAAATAATCTTCCAAGTATGTTAAAAAATGAAAACATTGCAGAGGTTACAGATGTAATTGAGTTTTTCAATGAAAGAAAAGATATAAGGGAATTATTTGAAAAACTTATAGAACAAAAAGCACAGGAAAATTCAAAATCAAATGTAAATGTTATTCTTGGAGATGAGTTAGGGATAAAAGAATTAGAAGATTTTAGCTTTGTCTATTCTATATATGATATAGGAGGAGCACAAGGAATAATTGGAGTTATGGGGCCTAAGAGAATGGCATATTCTAAAACAATGGGGCTTATAAACCATGTAAGTAGAGAAGTAAATAAATTAATTAATTCAATGGAAAAAGATAAAAATAAAAAGGTTTAGGAGGCTTTCAATGAAAGATAAAGAGATTAAAGAGGAAGTTCTAAAGGAGGAAGTAAATAAAGAAGTTAATGAGGAAATAAAAAATGAAAAAGAAAAAGTAAAAGAAGAAAAAGAAGAAAAAGAAGAAGCTCATGAGCATGAACATAAACATGGTGAACACACTTGTTGTGGGAAACATGGACATAAACATGAAGAAGAAATTGGAAAGTTAAAAGCTGAAATAGAAGAATGGAAAAATGAATATCTAAGAAAACAAGCAGATTTTCAAAATTTTACTAAAAGAAAAGAAAAAGAAGTTGATGAACTTAAAAAATTTGCTTCTGAAAAAATTATTACTCAATTTTTAGGAAGTTTAGATAACTTTGAAAGAGCTATTGAAGCTTCTACTGAAAGTAAAGATTTTGACTCACTATTACAAGGTGTTGAAATGATAGTAAGAAATCTAAAAGACATTATGTCTGGTGAAGGTGTTGAAGAAATATCAACAGAAGGAGCTTTTAATCCAGAATATCATCATGCAGTTGGTGTTGAAGCAAGTGAAGATAAAAAAGAAGATGAAATTGTAAAAGTATTACAAAAAGGTTATATGATGAAAGGTAAAGTTATCAGACCAGCAATGGTTACAGTATGTAAAAAATAATTAAATAAATAATAAATATAGATAGATATTAGGAGGATAAAATGAGTAAAATAATAGGAATTGATTTAGGAACAACAAACTCTTGTGTAGCAATAATGGAAGGTGGAAATGTAACAATAATACCAAACTCTGAAGGAGCAAGAACAACTCCATCAGTTGTAAATATTAAAGATAATGGAGAAGTAGTTGTAGGAGAAATAGCAAAAAGACAAGCTGTTACAAATCCTACTTCAACAGTAAGTTCAATCAAAACTCATATGGGTTCTGATTACAAAGTAGAAATTTTTGGAAAGAAATATACTCCACAAGAAATTTCTGCTAAAATATTACAAAAATTGAAAAAAGATGCTGAAGCTTACTTAGGAGAAGAAGTTAAAGAAGCAGTTATCACAGTACCAGCTTACTTTACTGACTCTCAAAGACAAGCTACAAAAGATGCTGGAACAATAGCAGGATTAGATGTAAAAAGAATTATAAATGAACCA
It encodes:
- the hrcA gene encoding heat-inducible transcriptional repressor HrcA — encoded protein: MGISEREKLVLNAIVDYYLTVGDTIGSRTLVKKYGIELSSATIRNVMADLEDMGFIEKTHTSSGRIPTDMGYKYYLTELLKVEKITQEEIENISNVYNRRVDELENILKKTSTLLSKLTNYAGIAVEPKPDNKKVSRVELVYIDEYLIMAIIVMDDRRVKTKNIHLPYPISKEEVEKKADELNIKIRNNEIAINDIEKFFTESTDIIYEYDDEDELSKYFINNLPSMLKNENIAEVTDVIEFFNERKDIRELFEKLIEQKAQENSKSNVNVILGDELGIKELEDFSFVYSIYDIGGAQGIIGVMGPKRMAYSKTMGLINHVSREVNKLINSMEKDKNKKV
- the grpE gene encoding nucleotide exchange factor GrpE — protein: MKDKEIKEEVLKEEVNKEVNEEIKNEKEKVKEEKEEKEEAHEHEHKHGEHTCCGKHGHKHEEEIGKLKAEIEEWKNEYLRKQADFQNFTKRKEKEVDELKKFASEKIITQFLGSLDNFERAIEASTESKDFDSLLQGVEMIVRNLKDIMSGEGVEEISTEGAFNPEYHHAVGVEASEDKKEDEIVKVLQKGYMMKGKVIRPAMVTVCKK